A section of the Citrus sinensis cultivar Valencia sweet orange chromosome 8, DVS_A1.0, whole genome shotgun sequence genome encodes:
- the LOC102607481 gene encoding cyclase-associated protein 1, whose amino-acid sequence MDEKLIQRLEAAVSRLEAISVRGGSGVESFDDGADAASDPSIKAYDDLMSQYVGRVSAAAEKIGGQVLDATKIVEQAFSAQKELLVKVKQTQKPDLAGLAEFLKPLNEVIMKANAMTEGRRSDFFNHLKSAADSLTALAWIAYTGKDCGMSMPIAHVEESWQMAEFYSNKILVEYRSKDPNHVEWARALKELYLPGLRDYVKSHYPLGPVWSATGKTVTSAPAKAPSPTAPAHKPGAPAPPPPPPSSLFSSEYSQASSSRPKEGMAAVFQEISSKPVTAGLRKVTADMKTKNRADRSGVVAAGEKESRTSSPSFSKAGPPKLELQMGRKWVVENQIGRKNLVIDDCDAKQSVYVFGCKDSVLQIQGKVNNITIDKCTKMGVVFKDVVAAFEIVNCNGVEAQCQGSAPTISVDNTGGCQLYLSQDSLGASITTAKSSEINVLVPGAGPDSDWAEHALPQQFVHTYKDGHFETTPVSHSGG is encoded by the exons ATGGACGAGAAGCTGATACAGCGGCTGGAGGCCGCGGTGTCCCGGCTGGAGGCGATATCGGTTCGCGGAGGCAGTGGTGTGGAGAGTTTCGACGATGGAGCTGACGCGGCGTCGGATCCGTCTATCAAGGCTTATGATGATCTGATGTCGCAGTATGTGGGTAGGGTTTCGGCTGCTGCTGAGAAAATCGGAGGACAAGTGCTGGACGCGACGAAGATTGTTGAGCAAGCTTTCAGTGCACAGAAGGAGCTTCTAGTTAAAGTCAAACAAACCCAG AAACCTGACCTTGCGGGTTTGGCTGAATTTCTCAAACCATTGAATGAAGTGATTATGAAAGCAAATGCTATGACAGAAGGGAGGCGATCTGATTTCTTCAACCACTTGAAGTCTGCTGCTGACAGTCTCACAGCTTTAGCTTGGATTGCATATACGGGCAAAGATTGTG GTATGAGCATGCCTATTGCACACGTGGAAGAAAGTTGGCAAATGGCTGAATTTTACAGCAATAAG ATTCTTGTTGAGTACAGAAGCAAAGACCCCAATCATGTTGAGTGGGCCAGAGCTCTCAAGGAGTTGTATTTACCTGGTTTGAGGGATTATGTTAAGAGTCATTATCCTTTGGGCCCAGTGTGGAGTGCTACTGGTAAAACAGTGACATCTGCTCCAGCTAAAGCTCCTTCACCAACTGCCCCTGCTCATAAACCAGGTGCCCCTGCCCCTCCACCCCCTCCACCTTCTTCTCTCTTCAGTTCTGAATATTCTCAGGCATCTTCATCACGCCCAAAAGAAGGAATGGCTGCTGTTTTTCAAGAAATTAGTTCGAAGCCCGTTACAGCTG GTTTAAGAAAGGTCACGGCTGATATGAAGACCAAAAACCGTGCAGACAGAAGTGGTGTTGTTGCTGCTGGTGAAAAGGAAAGTCGTACTAGTTCACCTTCTTTTTCCAAAGCAGGACCTCCCAAATTAGAGCTTCAAATGGGTCGCAA GTGGGTTGTTGAGAATCAAATTGGAAGAAAGAACTtagttattgatgattgtgaTGCAAAACAATCTGTATATGTGTTTGGATGCAAAGATTCTGTTTTGCAGATTCAAG GGAAAGTGAACAATATTACAATTGACAAATGCACGAAGATGGGAGTTGTTTTTAAG GATGTCGTGGCTGCTTTTGAGATTGTAAATTGCAATGGTGTTGAGGCCCAATGTCAG ggttcagctccaactatttCAGTGGACAACACAGGAGGTTGCCAGTTATATTTGAGCCAAGATTCTTTGGGGGCATCTATAACGACAGCCAAGTCTAGCGAAATCAATGTGTTGGTACCTGGTGCTGGGCCTGACAGTGATTGG GCGGAGCATGCTTTGCCACAACAATTTGTTCACACATACAAGGATGGCCATTTTGAAACAACTCCAGTCTCCCACTCTGGAGGGTGA
- the LOC102607189 gene encoding probable receptor-like serine/threonine-protein kinase At4g34500 → MSVSGSSNSGNTFPQKMNSKTQFLNLKLYVLVAIILTCVALVSLSICLCFCFTKNSRKRKMRVKHSSGLIPLVSKEIVEIKDLGRNENCEKQVGKIGKEGEIVNVVNVEVGNKKKKSEEEEQEESDDVSGKSSDVAVDMGWGRWYSLGELEIATRGFAEENVIGEGGYGIVYRGVLQDGSVVAVKNLLNNKGQAEKEFKVEVEAIGKVRHKNLVGLIGYCADGAQRMLVYEYVDNGNLEQWLHGDVGSVSPLTWDIRMKIAIGTAKGLAYLHEGLEPKVVHRDVKSSNILLDRKWNPKVSDFGLAKLLGSEASYVTTRVMGTFGYVSPEYASTGMLNEGSDVYSFGVLLMEIITGRSPIDYSRPAGEMNMVDWFKGMVASRRGEELVDPLIEVQPSPRALKRALLVCLRCIDMDAHKRPKMGQIVHMLEADDFPFRSEHRPHREKDPHTLNEAVPDKVPYSTKHAAGGNVERSRWR, encoded by the exons ATGTCAGTTTCCGGCAGCAGCAACAGCGGCAACACTTTCCCACAGAAAATGAACTCAAAAACACAGTTTCTCAATCTCAAACTCTACGTTCTCGTAGCAATTATCCTCACATGCGTTGCTTTAGTTTCTTTATCCATCTGCTTATGCTTCTGCTTCACCAAGAACTCACGTAAGCGAAAAATGCGCGTGAAACACAGCTCCGGTTTAATCCCATTGGTTTCCAAAGAGATCGTGGAGATAAAGGATCTGGGTCGGAACGAAAATTGTGAAAAGCAAGTGGGTAAAATTGGGAAAGAAGGTGAGATCGTTAATGTTGTTAACGTTGAGGTGggtaataagaagaagaagagtgaagaagaagaacaagaagagaGCGATGACGTGTCGGGTAAGAGTAGTGACGTGGCGGTGGACATGGGGTGGGGCCGGTGGTACAGTCTCGGGGAGCTTGAGATTGCGACACGTGGATTCGCGGAGGAGAATGTGATCGGTGAAGGTGGCTATGGTATTGTCTATAGAGGTGTCTTGCAAGATGGGTCTGTTGTTGCCGTCAAGAATCTTCTTAACAACAA AGGGCAGGCGGAGAAGGAGTTCAAGGTGGAAGTTGAAGCCATTGGTAAAGTCAGGCATAAGAACTTGGTGGGTCTAATTGGGTATTGTGCAGATGGTGCTCAAAG GATGCTTGTGTACGAATATGTCGACAATGGCAATCTGGAGCAATGGTTGCATGGTGATGTAGGATCAGTGAGCCCTCTGACATGGGATATTCGGATGAAGATTGCCATTGGGACTGCAAAAGG GCTAGCATATTTGCATGAAGGTTTAGAACCCAAAGTTGTACACCGTGATGTGAAGTCAAGCAACATTCTTCTGGATAGAAAATGGAACCCAAAAGTATCAGACTTTGGATTGGCCAAGCTCTTAGGATCCGAGGCAAGCTATGTGACTACACGTGTGATGGGAACATTTGG ATATGTCTCTCCTGAGTATGCAAGCACTGGCATGCTCAATGAGGGAAGTGATGTGTATAGCTTTGGAGTTCTACTCATGGAAATTATTACAGGAAGGAGCCCAATTGATTATTCAAGACCAGCTGGAGAG ATGAACATGGTTGACTGGTTTAAAGGAATGGTAGCGAGCCGCCGTGGAGAAGAGCTTGTGGATCCTTTAATTGAAGTTCAGCCATCTCCAAGAGCATTAAAAAGGGCATTGCTGGTTTGTCTTCGTTGTATAGATATGGATGCACATAAGCGACCAAAGATGGGGCAGATTGTTCATATGCTTGAGGCAGATGACTTTCCTTTTCGTTCT GAACACCGACCACATCGAGAGAAAGATCCTCATACCTTGAATGAAGCTGTGCCCGACAAAGTTCCATACTCAACCAAGCATGCTGCGGGTGGAAATGTAGAGAGATCAAGATGGAGATAA